The proteins below come from a single Tenuifilum thalassicum genomic window:
- a CDS encoding YbaN family protein, translated as MKKARKKKSPLVRALFIAFGIISFGLGVIGIFLPLLPTTPFMLLSAFLFLRSSDKLYLWLVNHRIFGKYIHDYMENRSIPKRVKWFTLILLWSTILASISTLNVNNYIRGLLLLVAIGVTVHVVKLRNSHPD; from the coding sequence TTGAAGAAGGCGAGAAAAAAGAAAAGCCCATTAGTAAGGGCGTTATTTATTGCATTTGGTATAATTTCTTTTGGGCTTGGAGTAATTGGCATTTTCTTACCATTACTACCAACTACTCCATTCATGTTGCTTAGCGCTTTTCTTTTTTTACGTAGCTCCGACAAACTTTACTTATGGTTAGTAAACCATCGAATATTCGGTAAATATATTCACGACTACATGGAGAATCGCTCCATCCCAAAGCGGGTAAAATGGTTTACTCTGATTCTGTTATGGTCAACCATACTAGCCAGCATTTCAACGCTTAATGTAAACAACTATATTCGAGGTTTACTGCTATTGGTAGCAATTGGTGTAACCGTTCATGTTGTTAAACTTCGGAATAGCCATCCAGACTAA
- a CDS encoding D-alanine--D-alanine ligase, whose amino-acid sequence MSSKLNIAIMAGGDSSEANISLQSATQIAGWLDPERFNAFKIIVKGNSWSLEQPGENPLPIDKNDFTVTINGKRIAFDCALIAIHGTPGENGLLQAYFQMLKIPYTTGGVMNSAVTFNKYFSKELVVATGVSLAKDVIIKRGENYVPEEIVEKLGLPVFVKPNESGSSYGVTKVKTIDDLAPAIDKAFTEDEFVIVEEFISGRELTCGVFKGAKNEIVLPVTEIIPETEFFDYDAKYLNKSQEITPAQIPDQLKERIQNFSSKIYDRLQCKGIVRVDYIVRDENIYFLEINTVPGMSAASIVPQQVRATGMNMRDFFTMVVEDAIERSGR is encoded by the coding sequence ATGAGCAGCAAACTTAACATAGCTATCATGGCTGGAGGCGATTCCTCCGAAGCTAATATTTCCTTGCAAAGCGCAACCCAAATTGCGGGCTGGCTCGATCCTGAGCGTTTTAACGCTTTTAAAATAATAGTTAAGGGGAATAGTTGGAGTTTAGAGCAGCCTGGTGAAAATCCTCTTCCTATCGATAAAAATGATTTTACGGTAACAATTAATGGAAAGAGAATAGCATTCGATTGCGCTTTAATTGCCATACATGGCACACCAGGTGAGAACGGATTGCTGCAGGCTTACTTCCAAATGCTTAAAATTCCTTACACCACTGGTGGCGTAATGAACTCCGCTGTCACTTTTAATAAGTATTTCAGTAAAGAGCTTGTTGTTGCAACTGGTGTATCATTAGCAAAAGATGTAATCATAAAACGAGGCGAAAATTATGTCCCCGAAGAGATAGTTGAAAAGTTAGGACTTCCTGTTTTTGTAAAGCCCAATGAGAGTGGAAGCAGCTACGGTGTCACAAAGGTTAAAACAATAGATGATTTAGCACCTGCTATTGATAAGGCTTTTACTGAGGATGAGTTTGTGATTGTTGAAGAATTTATTTCAGGAAGGGAGCTGACATGCGGAGTTTTTAAAGGAGCCAAGAACGAAATTGTTTTACCCGTTACTGAAATTATTCCAGAAACCGAATTTTTTGATTACGACGCCAAGTATCTTAACAAGTCACAGGAAATAACACCCGCTCAAATTCCTGACCAGCTAAAAGAGCGAATACAGAATTTTTCCTCTAAAATATATGACCGTTTGCAGTGTAAAGGAATAGTAAGGGTCGATTATATTGTCAGGGACGAAAATATCTATTTCCTTGAGATTAATACTGTACCAGGAATGAGCGCTGCAAGTATAGTTCCACAACAGGTGAGGGCCACTGGGATGAATATGCGTGATTTTTTTACCATGGTGGTAGAGGATGCCATTGAACGAAGCGGTCGTTAG
- a CDS encoding WG repeat-containing protein: MEDIKKIGLLTLIILINIGCRNSSQSKVAQSQTKDYDSMEETNDWYEDTDGNSKTLKLVRANGKIGFLYENGEELFPCIFDSVVDAENYAYGNVNGKCVPTNKVYFSPYAKVKKDGKWGLISSEGKVIISFNYDDIYTFDYKKTSRMEGPYIEYFDYNGETAIVKRDGKWGLVNKKDEVLADCVYDEFYIPDVQLFYEKRAAAKKDGLWGFLNEKGELVVPFMYNDILVSEEVSVEGGRWFFSQDGYCAVKKNGKWGLIDKYNNIIVNFEFDSIKFTSYGLEDWRYFSEGFLAVQKGKCWSVINKKGLNHIHFEYDDVEIWSEGNVCVKKNSKWGLVDSTGKQLVPI, translated from the coding sequence ATGGAAGATATAAAAAAAATCGGATTACTTACTTTAATAATTTTAATCAACATTGGATGTAGAAATTCTTCCCAATCGAAAGTAGCACAAAGCCAAACAAAAGATTATGATTCGATGGAAGAAACCAATGATTGGTATGAAGATACTGATGGCAATTCTAAAACCTTAAAATTAGTAAGAGCCAATGGAAAAATTGGGTTCTTATATGAGAACGGTGAAGAACTATTTCCTTGTATTTTCGACAGTGTAGTTGATGCTGAAAATTATGCATATGGAAACGTTAATGGGAAATGTGTTCCAACAAACAAAGTATATTTTTCTCCTTACGCAAAAGTTAAAAAAGATGGGAAGTGGGGACTCATCAGCAGTGAAGGGAAGGTTATAATTTCCTTTAATTATGATGACATATATACTTTTGATTATAAAAAAACGAGCAGAATGGAAGGTCCTTACATTGAATATTTTGATTACAATGGAGAAACGGCAATCGTGAAAAGGGACGGGAAATGGGGACTAGTCAATAAAAAAGATGAAGTATTAGCCGACTGTGTTTATGATGAATTTTACATTCCAGACGTGCAATTATTTTACGAGAAAAGAGCCGCTGCAAAAAAGGACGGTTTATGGGGTTTTCTTAATGAAAAAGGCGAGTTAGTTGTGCCATTTATGTACAATGATATTCTTGTTTCTGAAGAAGTTTCTGTTGAAGGTGGACGATGGTTTTTCTCGCAAGATGGTTATTGCGCTGTAAAGAAAAATGGGAAATGGGGTCTTATTGATAAATACAACAATATTATAGTTAATTTTGAATTTGATAGTATTAAATTTACTTCATACGGGTTAGAGGATTGGCGTTATTTTTCTGAAGGATTTTTAGCAGTTCAAAAAGGGAAATGTTGGAGTGTTATAAATAAGAAAGGATTAAATCATATTCATTTTGAATATGATGATGTAGAGATTTGGTCAGAAGGAAATGTTTGTGTTAAAAAGAATAGTAAATGGGGTCTTGTAGATAGTACTGGAAAGCAACTTGTTCCCATATAA
- a CDS encoding amidohydrolase, translated as MPLPTSLLSDLITLRQYLHKHPELSGFESATSQKVAELLAETNPTEIIENIGGYGVAAVFDSGHNGPTVLFRADMDALPIEESNLFAYRSSNRGIAHLCGHDGHTSILVGLAKILSVNPPKRGKVVLLFQPAEETGEGASKVISDPKFKRIKPDYAFGLHNLPGFEKGTIYTRVGTFASASTGMIVELKGLSSHAAHPEDGNNPDRAMANIILGFNKIASEKAGFKDFVLLTVIHAKLGEVAFGTTPGKATVMATLRSFENGDMQLLKQKAESVVNSICSEYNLKHTITYQEEFPATINHPESNEIVKDACNKLVLKHHSLSLPFRWSEDFGHFSNICNTAFFGVGAGINHPQLHNEDYDFPDEIIEPSILVFEQVLSQLLNG; from the coding sequence ATGCCATTACCAACAAGTTTACTAAGCGATTTAATCACTTTAAGGCAGTATTTACATAAGCATCCAGAACTTTCAGGCTTTGAAAGTGCAACTAGCCAAAAAGTAGCAGAGCTACTTGCCGAAACAAATCCAACAGAAATTATTGAGAACATTGGTGGTTATGGTGTAGCAGCAGTCTTTGATTCTGGGCACAATGGCCCAACAGTCCTATTTAGGGCCGATATGGATGCGCTTCCAATTGAGGAAAGCAACTTATTCGCCTACAGATCGAGCAATAGGGGAATAGCTCACCTTTGTGGCCATGATGGGCACACATCCATTCTTGTAGGTTTAGCCAAAATCCTAAGCGTTAATCCACCAAAGAGAGGGAAAGTTGTGTTACTTTTCCAGCCAGCTGAAGAAACTGGCGAGGGTGCTTCAAAAGTAATTTCCGATCCAAAATTTAAGCGCATAAAACCCGATTATGCTTTTGGCCTTCATAATCTTCCTGGATTTGAAAAAGGAACTATCTACACTCGTGTTGGAACTTTTGCATCTGCATCAACAGGGATGATTGTTGAGCTAAAAGGATTATCGTCGCATGCCGCACATCCCGAAGATGGGAATAATCCCGACAGAGCAATGGCTAATATCATTTTAGGTTTTAACAAAATAGCATCAGAGAAGGCCGGTTTTAAAGATTTTGTACTACTAACAGTAATACATGCAAAATTAGGAGAAGTTGCTTTTGGCACAACTCCAGGTAAAGCAACTGTTATGGCCACGCTCCGCTCATTTGAAAATGGCGATATGCAGCTGTTAAAGCAAAAGGCCGAAAGTGTTGTTAATAGCATTTGCTCGGAATACAACCTAAAGCATACAATAACCTACCAGGAAGAATTTCCAGCAACCATCAACCACCCAGAAAGTAATGAGATAGTAAAGGATGCATGCAATAAATTAGTCCTTAAACATCATTCGCTTAGCCTACCCTTTAGGTGGAGCGAAGACTTTGGTCACTTCAGCAACATTTGCAATACTGCTTTTTTTGGAGTGGGTGCTGGCATCAACCATCCACAGCTACATAACGAGGACTACGATTTCCCCGATGAAATCATTGAACCATCTATTCTTGTTTTTGAACAAGTGCTAAGTCAACTATTAAACGGTTAA